In a single window of the Melioribacteraceae bacterium genome:
- a CDS encoding acyl-CoA carboxylase subunit beta — MGKLTARQRVETLLDEGSFHEYDLFVEHKCTDFNMEKKTLNADGVVTGTGTIGGHPVCIFAQDFTVAGGSLGLAHARKITKVMDHAIKMGMPLIGINDSGGARIQEGVNSLAGYGEIFYRNTLASGVIPQISVILGPCAGGAVYSPALTDFVFVVDKISKMFITGPEVIKTVLGEEISMEDLGGARVQTEITGNAHFFATTEQECFEQIKQLFTFIPWNNRKKAVVYPPKPPRAKFDIEKIIPAEANKPYDVRDIIKSFIDDSIFFEIQADWASNIVIGLARISGETIGIVGNQPLVLAGVLDVDSSDKAARFIRYCDAFNIPLVTLVDLPGYLPGVDQEYAGVIRHGAKILYAYSEATVPKITVILRKAYGGGYIAMCSRHLGADFVFAWPTAEIAVMGPEGAANIIFKKEISEAENPDDMRKLKVAEYTEKFANPYVAAANGHVDSVIEPDKTRDAIIHSLKVAANKHEVRPFKKHGIPPN, encoded by the coding sequence ATGGGTAAACTAACTGCACGGCAGCGGGTAGAAACATTATTGGATGAAGGTTCATTTCATGAATACGATTTATTTGTTGAGCATAAATGCACCGATTTTAATATGGAGAAAAAAACACTTAATGCTGATGGAGTTGTAACCGGCACCGGAACAATTGGAGGTCATCCAGTTTGTATTTTTGCGCAGGATTTTACTGTCGCCGGCGGATCTCTCGGTTTAGCGCACGCTAGAAAAATTACTAAGGTAATGGATCACGCAATTAAAATGGGGATGCCCTTAATAGGGATAAATGACTCAGGGGGAGCTAGAATCCAAGAAGGAGTAAATTCGTTAGCTGGCTACGGTGAAATTTTTTATAGAAATACATTGGCTTCAGGGGTTATTCCACAAATATCTGTTATACTTGGACCTTGTGCGGGTGGAGCAGTTTACTCCCCTGCCCTTACCGATTTTGTGTTTGTAGTTGATAAAATTTCGAAAATGTTCATTACCGGCCCCGAAGTAATTAAAACTGTTCTTGGTGAAGAAATTTCGATGGAAGATTTAGGGGGGGCTAGAGTTCAGACAGAAATAACCGGTAATGCTCATTTCTTTGCAACCACTGAACAAGAATGTTTTGAACAGATCAAACAATTATTCACTTTTATTCCGTGGAATAATAGAAAGAAAGCTGTGGTATATCCTCCAAAACCACCTAGAGCAAAATTTGATATCGAAAAAATAATACCGGCAGAGGCTAATAAACCATACGATGTAAGAGACATTATTAAGTCTTTTATTGATGATTCTATTTTTTTTGAAATTCAAGCTGATTGGGCATCGAATATTGTTATAGGTCTTGCTAGAATTAGTGGGGAAACGATTGGGATAGTCGGCAACCAGCCATTAGTACTTGCAGGGGTTCTGGATGTAGATTCATCAGATAAAGCCGCCAGATTTATAAGATACTGTGATGCGTTCAATATTCCCCTAGTAACTTTGGTTGATTTACCCGGATATCTGCCAGGTGTTGATCAGGAGTATGCAGGAGTAATACGACACGGGGCAAAAATTCTTTACGCATATAGTGAAGCCACTGTTCCAAAAATCACAGTTATTTTGAGAAAAGCTTATGGCGGTGGATATATTGCAATGTGTTCGAGACATCTCGGTGCCGATTTTGTTTTTGCATGGCCAACAGCAGAAATTGCAGTAATGGGACCAGAAGGAGCCGCAAATATTATATTTAAAAAAGAAATTTCGGAAGCCGAAAATCCTGATGATATGAGAAAATTAAAAGTAGCGGAGTATACTGAAAAATTTGCTAATCCCTATGTAGCCGCAGCAAATGGACACGTTGATTCGGTGATTGAACCGGATAAAACAAGAGATGCAATTATTCATTCATTAAAAGTTGCAGCTAATAAACATGAAGTTCGACCATTCAAAAAACATGGAATTCCACCCAATTAA